From Luteococcus japonicus, one genomic window encodes:
- a CDS encoding metal ABC transporter ATP-binding protein yields MNQPPSTAVPLIEGRELVVALQGHEILHGVNARVMPGETIALLGGNGSGKTTLVRTLLGLAPVSSGERRLFGTPLRGFHQWHRVGYVPQRGSLQLANATVGEVVATGRLGHRKPFIPQRRADREAIDQAMARVKLTELRKAPFLRLSGGQQQRALIARALCTEPELLVLDEPLAGLDMTTQRSLARVLRELKEEGLGILVVLHDLGPMEDLIDRSIVLQTGRVIHDGPLRAGVGMADNHHVTAPMPEAPLPAPHLLAERRPVRENR; encoded by the coding sequence GTGAACCAACCCCCATCCACCGCCGTGCCCCTGATCGAGGGGCGCGAGCTCGTCGTCGCCCTGCAGGGCCACGAGATCCTGCACGGCGTCAACGCCCGTGTGATGCCCGGCGAGACCATCGCCCTGCTGGGCGGCAATGGCTCCGGCAAGACAACACTGGTGCGCACCCTGCTCGGGCTGGCCCCCGTCTCCTCCGGCGAACGACGACTGTTCGGCACCCCGCTGCGCGGCTTCCACCAGTGGCACCGAGTGGGGTACGTGCCGCAGCGCGGCAGCCTGCAACTGGCCAATGCCACCGTCGGTGAAGTCGTCGCCACCGGCCGGCTGGGCCACCGCAAGCCCTTCATTCCGCAGCGACGAGCCGACCGCGAGGCCATCGACCAGGCCATGGCCAGGGTGAAGCTGACCGAGCTGCGCAAGGCACCCTTCCTGCGCCTGTCCGGCGGCCAGCAGCAGCGCGCCCTGATTGCACGCGCCCTGTGCACCGAACCCGAACTGCTGGTCCTCGACGAACCACTGGCCGGGCTCGACATGACCACCCAGCGCTCCCTGGCACGCGTGCTGCGCGAACTCAAGGAAGAAGGGCTCGGCATTCTGGTGGTGCTGCACGACCTGGGGCCGATGGAAGACCTGATCGACCGCTCCATCGTGTTGCAGACCGGCCGCGTCATCCACGACGGGCCACTGCGCGCCGGCGTCGGCATGGCCGACAACCACCACGTCACCGCCCCCATGCCGGAGGCACCCCTGCCCGCGCCACACCTGCTCGCCGAGCGCCGACCCGTCCGGGAGAACCGATGA